In the Candidatus Bathyarchaeia archaeon genome, one interval contains:
- a CDS encoding Lrp/AsnC family transcriptional regulator, translated as MKDRELKLVSELFKNSDRSDRELGKVLGTSQPTISRMLKRLKEEGVIKEHTIIADFRKLGIELMAITFGAWSPEKIKDYSEDERVEKAKRFLSEHPNVIFASSGQGLGKGRVVITLHKNYTEYNDFMKQAKSEWAGLVKLESFIISLEADVAPIPFSFRNLGKYLGK; from the coding sequence ATGAAAGACCGGGAGTTGAAGCTTGTTTCTGAGCTTTTCAAGAACAGTGATAGAAGTGACCGGGAATTGGGCAAGGTGTTAGGGACTTCTCAGCCTACGATCTCGAGAATGCTTAAGAGATTGAAGGAAGAGGGCGTTATCAAAGAGCACACGATTATCGCTGACTTCAGAAAGCTGGGAATCGAACTCATGGCGATCACTTTCGGCGCTTGGTCACCTGAAAAGATCAAAGACTATTCTGAGGATGAACGTGTTGAAAAGGCGAAAAGGTTTCTTTCTGAGCATCCGAATGTTATCTTTGCCTCATCTGGGCAGGGGCTGGGAAAGGGAAGAGTTGTGATAACTCTTCACAAAAATTATACAGAATATAATGATTTCATGAAGCAAGCTAAAAGCGAATGGGCAGGCTTAGTTAAGCTTGAATCCTTCATCATAAGCTTGGAAGCTGATGTGGCTCCTATTCCCTTTTCTTTCAGAAACCTGGGAAAATACTTAGGAAAATGA